The following are from one region of the Streptomyces fradiae genome:
- a CDS encoding LuxR C-terminal-related transcriptional regulator, whose amino-acid sequence MTVVIGATTGTTQRRAQQGTGRAPLLKVARLSEQELIEAEACNPFDSAAGHQRLFREDAAVLDSRRYELRLTPLSNPAGNDSPANSPWIAARVLLAGGHPIALAGLRTVLDSAQGEGLRVVGAVRDQWQALREMPSYRPDVVLLGASGALPKDLATVRSLRRSKGVAQARIILLRKPESASQVTRMLRAGVSGAFPLDQDPSCVVRAISVVAAGGSIFLPAPLEDDLLAEGGPHPADDPGELPVDEAGLTDRERAVLALLARGLSNAEIGRELSLSVATVKKYLSGALRKIGQPDRLKAALYALRQGLA is encoded by the coding sequence ATGACCGTGGTTATCGGAGCCACGACGGGGACCACGCAGCGGAGAGCACAGCAGGGCACCGGGCGTGCGCCGCTGCTGAAGGTGGCGAGGCTCTCGGAACAGGAACTGATCGAGGCCGAGGCCTGCAATCCCTTCGACAGCGCCGCCGGGCACCAGCGGCTCTTCCGCGAGGACGCCGCCGTGCTGGACTCACGGAGGTACGAGTTACGCCTGACGCCCTTGTCCAATCCGGCGGGGAACGACAGCCCCGCCAACTCCCCGTGGATCGCCGCCCGGGTGCTGCTCGCCGGCGGGCACCCGATCGCCCTCGCCGGACTGCGCACCGTGCTCGACTCGGCGCAGGGGGAGGGCCTCCGCGTGGTCGGCGCGGTGCGGGACCAGTGGCAGGCGCTGCGCGAGATGCCCAGCTACCGCCCCGACGTGGTGCTGCTCGGGGCCTCCGGGGCGCTGCCCAAGGACCTGGCCACGGTCCGCTCCCTGCGCCGCTCCAAGGGGGTCGCCCAGGCGCGGATCATTCTGCTGCGAAAGCCCGAGAGCGCCTCCCAGGTCACGCGGATGCTCCGGGCCGGGGTGAGCGGTGCCTTCCCGCTCGACCAGGACCCGAGCTGTGTGGTCCGGGCCATCTCGGTCGTCGCCGCCGGCGGTTCGATCTTCCTGCCGGCGCCGCTGGAGGACGACCTGCTCGCGGAGGGCGGCCCGCACCCGGCCGACGACCCGGGCGAACTCCCCGTCGACGAAGCCGGACTGACGGACCGTGAGCGGGCCGTCCTCGCCCTGCTGGCCCGCGGACTGTCGAACGCGGAGATCGGGCGGGAGCTCTCGCTGTCGGTCGCGACCGTCAAGAAGTACCTGTCCGGGGCCCTGCGCAAGATCGGCCAGCCGGACCGTCTGAAGGCCGCGCTCTACGCCCTGCGCCAGGGACTGGCGTAG
- a CDS encoding MFS transporter, with translation MRAESPPEPMAPAQPAPATPPAPVADGRRQLLAASAGNLAEWYDWLAYAYLSVYFADRIFPPGGGQAVLALNAFAVFAVGFAARPAGGLLIGLLADRRGRRTAMATTITLMGAGQLAMAALPTYQQIGVASPVLLVVIRLAQGLSVGGESTVSAVFAAESAPSGRRGLYSSVAYVSGNLGQLLASGVAALLAWQLTTAQMHAWGWRIAFAVGALACVTGLWIRRGTEETHPPAVRATAPRPRPFDFLRGNPREAALVVGMTLGATVVFYTWTTFLPTYARLVVGLAPGPALTASTVSLAFFIVLQPLAGLLSDRVGRKPLLIAFGVGFTVLTVPLLGLLRNSFWSLLLISCAGMVLLTGYTAVSGAVMAELFPAAVRTTGVGVPYALTVAAFGGTAPYLATTLIDRGHAAWFGWYVSGLALLSTLVYAGMRETKGVALR, from the coding sequence ATGAGAGCCGAATCCCCGCCGGAGCCGATGGCGCCCGCCCAGCCCGCGCCGGCGACGCCGCCCGCGCCGGTGGCGGACGGGCGCCGCCAGCTGCTCGCGGCCTCCGCCGGGAACCTGGCCGAGTGGTACGACTGGCTCGCGTACGCGTATCTGTCGGTCTACTTCGCCGACCGGATCTTCCCGCCGGGCGGCGGTCAGGCCGTCCTCGCGCTCAACGCCTTCGCGGTCTTCGCGGTGGGCTTCGCGGCCCGCCCCGCCGGCGGACTCCTGATCGGCCTGCTCGCCGACCGGCGCGGCCGCCGGACCGCCATGGCGACGACGATCACGCTGATGGGGGCCGGCCAGCTGGCGATGGCCGCGCTCCCCACGTACCAGCAGATCGGGGTCGCCTCCCCGGTGCTGCTCGTCGTCATCCGGCTCGCCCAGGGGCTCTCCGTGGGCGGCGAATCGACGGTGTCCGCCGTCTTCGCGGCCGAGTCCGCCCCGTCGGGGCGCCGCGGTCTCTACTCCAGCGTCGCCTATGTGAGCGGGAACCTCGGACAGCTCCTCGCCTCCGGTGTCGCCGCCCTGCTCGCCTGGCAGCTCACCACGGCCCAGATGCACGCCTGGGGCTGGCGTATCGCCTTCGCCGTCGGGGCGCTGGCCTGCGTGACCGGGCTCTGGATCCGCCGCGGAACCGAGGAGACCCACCCGCCCGCGGTCCGGGCGACCGCCCCCCGGCCGCGCCCGTTCGACTTCCTGCGGGGCAACCCCCGCGAGGCGGCGCTCGTCGTCGGCATGACCCTCGGGGCCACCGTCGTCTTCTACACCTGGACGACCTTCCTGCCCACCTACGCGCGCCTCGTCGTGGGCCTCGCCCCGGGCCCGGCGCTCACCGCGAGCACCGTCTCGCTCGCTTTCTTCATCGTCCTCCAGCCGCTCGCGGGACTGCTCTCGGACCGGGTGGGCCGCAAGCCCCTGCTGATCGCGTTCGGCGTGGGGTTCACGGTGCTGACCGTCCCGCTGCTCGGGCTGCTGCGGAACTCCTTCTGGAGCCTGCTGCTGATCTCGTGCGCGGGCATGGTGCTGCTCACCGGGTACACCGCCGTCAGCGGCGCGGTCATGGCCGAGCTGTTCCCCGCCGCGGTCCGTACGACGGGCGTCGGCGTGCCGTACGCGCTCACCGTCGCCGCCTTCGGCGGCACCGCCCCGTACCTGGCGACGACCCTGATCGACCGGGGCCACGCCGCCTGGTTCGGGTGGTACGTCTCCGGCCTCGCCCTGCTTTCGACTCTCGTCTACGCCGGAATGCGCGAGACGAAGGGCGTCGCCCTGAGATGA
- a CDS encoding DUF6011 domain-containing protein, protein MGDEPLAIDIDSAPAETRRVRCRLCGRPLTGPDSRRTGLGPACDAKLHPAGPDIRTRRHEVEQDTLPGV, encoded by the coding sequence ATGGGAGACGAACCACTGGCAATCGACATCGATTCCGCGCCCGCCGAGACCCGCCGGGTCCGCTGCCGCCTGTGCGGCCGCCCCCTGACCGGCCCGGATTCCCGCCGTACGGGTCTGGGCCCGGCCTGCGACGCCAAACTCCACCCCGCCGGCCCGGACATCCGCACCCGCCGCCACGAGGTGGAACAGGACACCCTGCCGGGGGTCTAG
- a CDS encoding glutathione peroxidase gives MSLYDIPLTTLSGDPVSLGDFRDKAVLVVNVASKCGLTPQYEGLERLQKEYGERGFTVLGVPCNQFAGQEPGSAEEIETFCSTTYGVSFPLLAKTEVNGDGRHPLYAELTKVADADGEAGDVQWNFEKFLIGRDGAVTRFRPRTEPGAAEIVSAIEAQLA, from the coding sequence ATGAGCCTGTACGACATCCCCCTGACGACCCTGTCCGGTGATCCGGTCTCGCTCGGCGACTTCCGCGACAAGGCCGTCCTGGTGGTCAACGTGGCCTCCAAGTGCGGTCTGACCCCGCAGTACGAGGGCCTGGAGCGGCTGCAGAAGGAGTACGGGGAGCGCGGCTTCACCGTGCTCGGCGTGCCGTGCAACCAGTTCGCGGGGCAGGAGCCGGGCAGCGCCGAGGAGATCGAGACGTTCTGCTCGACGACGTACGGGGTGAGCTTCCCGCTGCTCGCGAAGACCGAGGTCAACGGGGACGGGCGGCACCCGCTGTACGCGGAGCTGACCAAGGTCGCGGACGCCGACGGCGAGGCCGGCGACGTGCAGTGGAACTTCGAGAAGTTCCTGATCGGGCGGGACGGCGCGGTCACCCGCTTCCGGCCGCGCACCGAGCCCGGGGCCGCGGAGATCGTCAGCGCCATCGAGGCCCAGCTTGCCTGA